The nucleotide sequence TTAAATTTTTAACTTCATTACAGTTCTTAGCTTAATTTTAATATAAATCTGCTATAAATATTGTCATTATGGCATCGGGTCTTATAACTCTTACTAATGGAATCCATCAGTTAAAAAATCTTTAACTTAACCCCTCCAGAGCACTGGAAAGATTCAGAGATCTTATAGCTAATATTATCAATAAAGAAAAAAGTTAAAAAAGATGACTCCTGTAAAATACAGAAATCACCTTTTAGCTGCATAAATTATTGTTTCACCCTTTTTTCAGTTTCTTTAATAAGAATTACCGTTTTCTTCTTTAACCTTCTACTAATACTCTTGTAACACATTATCACCAACAGGATACCACCAAGATACCCATTGATAACATAAACAATGTTCACAAGTTTATCAAAAGGAAGCCATATTCCAATAAAGAAACCTAAAGTAGCTAGTGAACATGTAAGAACTTTAAATGACTTTGTGCCCTCTACAGTAAATCTCGCTGAGACACTCCAAAGTAAAGGAACTGCTGTGGAGAAAATTCCTGCTAAGATTATTAGAGCAAATATACTGGAAAACAGTGGATGAATATTGTTAGCAAGGTAAAGCATTGGGATTTGTGTACCGGCTGTCGTATTGATAGACGACAGTAGCCCCAAGGTGATAACCACTACTGCCAGGGAGAACAGAGCTCCTCCAAGGATCCCTCCAGATTTAGCTTCTAACGAACTTTGAGCCTTTGCTCCTAAAGAAGCCAGGAATCCGGCTAACCAAAGCATACAGAAACCAACATATGAAAAAGCAGCTAAATACCATGATGATGATGCCTTCACCAGTTTTTCGGAAGATTTCAAAGATTCTATGGACAAGGACACTGTTTTGGGATCTAGGTTTGCATAGTTCTTGACGATAGCTACAAGACCTACACAAATTGCGATAGCAACTATAATAGGCCCGACTCTTCCAACGATTTCAACTATCCTAGACAATCCTCTAAGTACTGTGATTAAAGACAAAGAAACTATTAAAAGTCCACCAACTATCGCCGGTGTCCCATAATGCTGAGTCATGGTAGCAGATGCACCTGCTACCATGACTACAAAAGACATAAAACAAAATATTGTTGAAAAATAATCAAAGAAGAACCCTAATTTTTCTCCACAATAGTATTTATAGATGTCGTTACCTTTTTCAAATTTCTCCCTGTGCCCAACCTCTAAAAAACTAGAGCAGACATATACTAAGAGTAG is from Psychrilyobacter atlanticus DSM 19335 and encodes:
- a CDS encoding YkvI family membrane protein; protein product: MVNEKINKKTVMMFGGAIIAFLIGSGFATGQEILQYFAGYGYLGLAGSAVVFLLLVYVCSSFLEVGHREKFEKGNDIYKYYCGEKLGFFFDYFSTIFCFMSFVVMVAGASATMTQHYGTPAIVGGLLIVSLSLITVLRGLSRIVEIVGRVGPIIVAIAICVGLVAIVKNYANLDPKTVSLSIESLKSSEKLVKASSSWYLAAFSYVGFCMLWLAGFLASLGAKAQSSLEAKSGGILGGALFSLAVVVITLGLLSSINTTAGTQIPMLYLANNIHPLFSSIFALIILAGIFSTAVPLLWSVSARFTVEGTKSFKVLTCSLATLGFFIGIWLPFDKLVNIVYVINGYLGGILLVIMCYKSISRRLKKKTVILIKETEKRVKQ